The Neodiprion lecontei isolate iyNeoLeco1 chromosome 2, iyNeoLeco1.1, whole genome shotgun sequence genome segment CGCGTTCTGTCTACACTCGACGTAACATTGCATTGCTGAACCAGGCTGCGAGTTCGTCATTTTAAGTGGATCACCTTCCACCTTCGGCAATGGAACTAGAGGCTTGTTAATAACAAACGTGTAGTTCACAGTGTGAGCTGCCGCGAACCCAGAATGAATGGATTCATTAATGAATTTGCGTGATTTGCTTTGTATAATTAAATCCGAGTCGTCATcgataaatatcaatttataccGTACAACTAAGGAAAGATAATCCCTTGTTGTCAAATCTGTCTAGCGCCATCTTACGAAAGATGGAGAAATATCGCGAAATGTAAGTAGAGGGGAGCTTCAGAAAGGGGGTTGAGGCAGTGTGGATCCGAACTTTGAGCACCAAGAACGTAATTTCGAAACGCAGGATCGGCGAGTGCCAAGTGGCATTGAAACGAAATCAATTCAGCATATCTGCGTGCGGCCGACTCGTCTAGCATCAGTTTGGTTCGTTCAGTTTCAAAGCGCTTGGCCATGAATTCACTTTTTTATCCCGCAAATTGCCGAGGAAGGAACTCGCGGGTAGCACAGTAATCGGTGAGGTGACGACGAGCGGCTTCTGATCAAGGTTCAGGCGCGAAACGCTCGTCGCTAACCCGCGAGCTGATGAAATTATCGAACAAGAACATGTCCCGGGAGAACGAATCTCGTGGAGCACAAAATCTTTCAACGCGGAAGTCGGTGATGGCACCGATCTATCTTTATAATACTTTGATCACAAGAGCGGCCCAAAACAAATCCGAAAAACGCATTGCTTACGTCCGGTGATCGAATTTTCAGTACATTCGATAACGaagtgattgaatttttttcgattgcgACAGTTGtactaaaaataaataacaatttatcaaACAGACGAGTAAGAAATGGATGgtttgattaaaaatcttgagacAAAAATCTTCTGAGGCATAAATTATCTTTATTTACATGACCTATAGCACGGTAagtattttggattttttccATTAACATTGACTTACTTAGAATTTATTCTACAAACTATTGAAGATATATAGATAGGTGCTCTTACTGACTTTCGTAAGTGAAATTTTGCTGATCTGCAAAATAAGTTGTATACCGTTTCTGCTATATTCCTAACGTTCTTGCAGCGTTCGTGCTCGAGGAATCCGTGGCATGAAAAATGGACGTCTTTGGCAGTTTCATTGTTTGTTTCTTAATGTACAAAGCTCCAGTTACAACAAGTGTGTTCATTGTTGAATATTCGTCCTGAACAtgatccaaattttttcacgaagtaTAGAATTGTTCGAATTTCGGGTCCTAAATATCGCTGAGGTATTTGACTGTCTCACGTAAGTGCAAAATCAGCCAAGGCGAGCGCTATAATCAGACGGGTCGGATATCGACTATTCGTAAGTGTAACACACGCTATTTTTACAAGACCTGTTGAGAAAAGTGTCTTTTAAACACACCGAAGTTTCCGAGAAAGCGCGTTAAATTGAGGTTACGTAACTCACTCTCAGTAATACAGTGCGCAAAATTGAGTTATCCGAAAGTGAACATTCGTCTTTGAAATCCCTGCCGGGTAAAATTCGGAATATTATTCGTATTGCCGCCGTGACTGACTTGTGGAaatttgtatatgtatactagtCGATACATTAAAACAGAAGGCATTATTTTTTGGAGGAGACTGACACAAGAGTGGGTGGCATCTTGTTGTGGACTAACCAAGTCAAACTTCGGAGAGTTGGTGTTAACACTCAAGTATTCCCGGCTAGTTTCCCATGGATTTAGGGTTATGCCACACTATCGCAACCGATTCAGATATCTTTCGTATTTTATAACcacttttctgaatttttcctAGTCGACTAATGTGCACAATGCTAAGCCCTTTTATTTGGCGGAGTTTGAAGAGATTCTATTACTTAGATAAAATTACGAGCGGGCCGACATTTTTGTCAAGTTGGCAGTATTTGGCTCGGCCTGCTGAGCTCGGGTGAAAGTTGCGCGTGTATTGGCGCAGGAAGAGAGTTGGAGACCCTTTCAACAAAGATCCCCTGTATGCATCCACTCATTCTTTATGTATATTCACTGTGTTCGCCGATCTTTTCTACCgccatgtacatatatattatattttgagCTGGTCATCTGCTCAGTCTCTGACTGATCGTTGGTCTGTAAACGTTTGAAATGTCGAAATGGAACCCCATCTTCATGTATCAGAAACAGAATGTTTCGCCTCGTCCCTTTAATGCACACACCATGCAGAAATAAAGTCAACAATACATTAACATCACAAATTTCAATCTCGTAATAGTTGTTGGTAGAACTGGGCCAAAGATGATAGACAATGAGGTAGGTGGATCCAATATATCCTACCTGAGGTTAAGgaatttgtacaatttttctcactaAAGGAAATTAATCTAAACAAACTGAATCCGGATGAATAATCAAGTGTGAAAACGTGATGAATATCTTATGCATATTGAAAAACCAGGAGAAACCATGGTTATCTTATTGTTGGTTaccgaaaaatgaagaaatgcaTATATCATTGGTATATAATTGGTTATTTTTTCCCAAAGGTATACGAGTTGATGATATGGCGTTGCGTGCCACAGTAGTCTTGGATGCGTTCTTATCATTGCACTTCCGTTAACTATGAAAAACATACAACCGAATCCCGATAATCATAATTCCGAGTTCTCTCCAGCTGTTACAAATAACTGATTCAATTCCCAATCCGTGAAACGAGCTTCTCTTTCAGGGATCAAAATTCCACACTGTTTCGTCGAAAGTCTGAGAAGGCTGGGTAAATACTTTTTGAGGGACAGTCTTGTAGTTCACAACACATTCAGCAGCCTTCTGGCGACGAAGTTCGCTCTTATTAACACCAGTTAAAATCGTACCGAGAATGAGCAGCGATATGAAACACGCGTGTGCCGCTTTGTCTCCGTATACTTCCATCAAACTTCCGGCTATCAGAATTACCAGGGGACTGTAAACGTTTACTGATACGAACAGCAGCCCCGTGGCGATATGTTCTGGTTCCGGATACGTTGCTTCAGCGCTCAATTCGTAGTCCATCGTTGTATAGCTGACCAATATACCCCTGTAAGTTTGAACAATTCGTCAGATTATAACACAATGCTCTTCAAATACATGACACTAATTTCGTAATCAACTGCATTGCACATTTTTAATTACCCAAGCATTATACCGGAGACGAATACCATCCATTTGATTTCAACGAACAAGCTCACAGCGAACAGAATTTCCCCCAAGATAGAGAGACTGCACAAGGAAAACGCGATCTCTCTGTAAACAGTTTATAACAGTATAATTGACTAGTGGATAAACAGAAAAAACAGGTTGGCATCCTTGTACTAGCCATGACCGCATAATGGCGTTTCTGGCAATCGATTATTGAATGGCTTGATATAGGCTGTTGGGTACTTCAACAGGCGAGACCGGGGCTACAAGTCATACAGAACAAGTCTTCAAAGCATAAATTAAAGCGTATTTATATTCACAATTGCATTCGAAAAGATGACAGTAATTGATGGTAAACACTTGAAAGTTATGAAGCGCTGACCTCTACCatgcataaattattttatcgcgAATTATTCAAAACAACACTCAATTTCACAAACAGGCAGAACGAATTCATGTTTTGTAACGGACCATATAATTCACTTACGAAATGTGTTATTTGATGCaagatttttactttttcacaatattgATAGAAATATTCAGCTCGTTCTACTTTTAACATATGATCGTCTGTGCAAAAGTAACGCGAAActcaattacaaaaatatgaaattccaAATACGTGGTATGTATTTTGATGTTGTAGTtaggagaaaaatttgattgcaACGATCAATGTTTCATTatgattgaataatatttgtcGTGAGAAACATGTTACTATGAACCAAAACTCGAATTTTATGTATAGATGAATACAATTAGCAATGAGCTTCTTTCCAATTATATATCACACATTTTGTGCTCGTGTTATAATACGTTGAATTGAAACTGCCAAGTGGGCGTTCTCTTGTGATTTCAAACACAATTTAAACGAACAACTCAAGTCGCTAAGGTTTCAACTGGTTGACATTACCTGAATTTCTTAATCCTGTCAAGAACAAGGGCAACGGTTAGCGAACCAACGGTTCCCGTGATGACAATCGAAAACCCTAGCTTTCCAACTTCCTTTTCACAAttctgaaatgaaattgaCCGAATGTCAGGATGAAACAAGTCCATAAAATTGATATCATACATCGCACCGAGCTTTACTTACACTGAAGTGAGCTAGATAAAGCGGATTCAGCATTGCAGTTATTGCATTCAGAACACTCATAATTATGCCGTCAGAGTTCCACAGTACTAAGTAATTCTTGTTACTCAATATTCTTTTAATCGACGGTAAGTAATCTTCCGTTTTAGCAGCATCACCATTTACTATTTGAAGCGCCCTGGAAGCGCTCGGCGGTAAACGTGGCCCGTCTCGAAAAACTGTAATTAAAAAGTAACCATTAGATCCATAACGATGGGCCGAAAAGTGTCAACGTCAACGGATAAGCCTAGTCGCAGTTTTTACACCTGGAATGAAATATAGCAACTTGAAGTGCCGTAATTGTCGTGAGTGGAATGTAAAACAATATTCGGGTTATACTTAATCAACTCACGAAACAACAAAGCCACGCCAATGACGGTAGAGGATGCAGCGGAAGACCAGAAAAGGATCGACAAATCTTGCCCGATTTCGTCGATTCCGTCACGATTTTGAACTATCATCGGAGTCATCGAGTGGCTAACGGAAAGTCCAACAGTGATACCGCAGCAAGCGATGGTAGTCGCAAGGGCGGTTTGTTCCGGGCCGAACCAACGGGCTGTCAATAATCCCGGAAGAGGCTGGGTGAACGGTTGCGACACAGCGATTATCGCTTGGCCGATTAAAGTCACGACGAAACGATCCGGAGATactgaaaaaacttttatccATGCTCCGAGACACGTTACCGTCGCTCCCGTTAGAATCGACCATCTCAGACCAATGCGATTGATCAAATACGAGCATGGAATTATCAGAATTAAGTACATCAccatgaaaataatcgaagTCCATTCAACGGCCAGTGTAGAGACGTTGTAGTATCTGGAAtcgtaaaaagttttttttaacgataaatgACGAGGAACTCTTGATGTTGTACACGCGTGGGTATAATCTGTAGGTGAAAACCGTCGTAGCGGTTTAATCTTACTTGCATATTATATTGCTGATGATCGTGTATTGATACACATGAATATGAATGCTCGCACTGTAAAGAAAGAATAGCGCAAGCTGGAGCCAACGCTTCTTGAACACTTTCACCTCCAAAACGTTCTGAATATGTTTTGAAATCTGTTCGGCTCCTGCCATGTGTTGAAATTCCGTTTCAAACTTCGGAAAAGACGTTTTAAGCACGAAATTTAATCCCTTCGAATTCAATTCTTCTGTGTCTGTATCGTTTACACTCTTTGAAATCACCATTTTGACGGTTAAATACGGTTGCTTTCGAGTCTTCGATGTAAAAAGAACTGTTCAATCCACCAAGTGAACTGAGTGATCTAAAGTTCAGGTTTGATTGCATCAGTGCATCAGATCACGTTTCATTTCAGCGACTAGTCgagtatttaaattttcactccCTCGGTTTACAGTTTTTCCTGTTCACTTCTTCTTACTCAGCGTATTTTAATCGATCACTGATGAACTCTTGAGATAAGGTGGGCACAGAAATCACTCGATCACGAGATTACCATCTACTGGACTTTCTACACCAAACAGTTTAGATTCATGACGAGAGATAATTAAATAGGCAACCACTAAGGCTATAACCGGTTCTTCAAAGGTCAAACGGAATTCCCTAGTTCAGgatagataaaaaattgtgcaaaCTTAATTACGGACGTTGCATATTTTTCTCACTCAGTGCGAAGGTGGACTGGGCTGAAATGCAAAATCCCCACACCTACACATGGGTGTAATAACAAGATTCTCCAACAATGAGATAAATATGCTCGGAATTTCCGACCTGTGTGTTTACATGCAGATGGTTGCATTCTAGCATCGCTGAGTCACGATGCTGACGAGCATCTTCCAAGCGGCTTGCAAAAGTACCTATTTTGGGTTCCTCGCTCTGTTGAAGTGCCTTATTAACCCTTGTGCACTAGCAAGGGCAAGGTTCGTAGCCAGGACTTCAATTCACTCACAGTATCACAATCCCGATTCATTTAATCGATACCTTAATTCAGAAATATaccgaaataaaatataaagaaaatacaaTAGCTGAAATATGGTTCTTAAATGTCCAACAAAGCAAATTAAGACGGGTAAGTCGGTGGTGGTATGCAACCGGGTCATCGCTTTTTACTGTTGTCGTAGTGGAAGGCAGGTACATGCTCATGTCCGAGCTTGGCGTGATGCGGATGGATATATGCTCAAGCAGCGGGGTGACACTCAATGCTTTGGTATAGGACCGACATTCGAAATTACATATTGAAAAACATAACGATCTGAATCGAGCTGGGTGATGAAGCAGCCAAAGGTTAGTGGACCTTTCGAGTTTATTATACCACGTTTGTTGGTAACACAAATTTTTCGCAGTTCACTCTCGAGATATACACAATAAGGATCACAGTCGTTGAAATAATAGCAtggtatatttttgaaaagaaaaatacaccgcaAAATGGGCATTTGTTCGTAACGCGGTTACTTGGCGGGCGAACGTTGTGAAAACGGCCAcgcatggaaaaaaaaatgcaccgAACAAATCTCACAGAGCACAAGATCTTCCAACGTGGAAGTCGATAACGTCACCTATCTGTCTTTAATAGTTTAACCACGAAAGCGGCCCGAAATCGAATTCAATCGGGGATAGAATTAGCAAAACACTGAATAAGTGATGGCAATTTGTCCGATTGGGCCAGATACTCTGAATAACACTTAATTTCTCAAACGGACAAGCAAGAAATGGCCGGGTTGATTTAAAATCTTGAGACAAAAATCTTTCGAGACACTTAATATCTTCATTTATATGATCGATTGCACagcaaatatttataattttttcaccaacatTGACGTATTTGATTCAGTATCGCTGAGCTGTTTAACTGGCTAACATAAATACAACAGGAGCCAAGGTGAATTCTTTAATCAGCCAGCTTAGACATTGACTGTAAAtatttgtggtttttttttttttcttcttattttacatataaatatacggaCGAATGAGATAGAGACAGATGTGTGCACGGGGAAGGTTAAGAATTTGAGTCAGTAAACATAATAAAATGGACAGGTATACAAAAACAAGAACATTGATGGATACGAGAATTAACTCCGacattgaattaaataaataaaatataaataacgatagaaatcttttaattattcattcaattaaattttacttttttacctGTTTGatcatatttaaatatatgGACATCCATCGtttatttcataatatttaaaattacacACTCATACATTCATTCGCACAATCATACACAAAGTAAAATACGTCctattagttaattaatttctttgtatcaattgctttttttttttatttttttttttttatgt includes the following:
- the LOC107225921 gene encoding uncharacterized MFS-type transporter C09D4.1; its protein translation is MVISKSVNDTDTEELNSKGLNFVLKTSFPKFETEFQHMAGAEQISKHIQNVLEVKVFKKRWLQLALFFLYSASIHIHVYQYTIISNIICKYYNVSTLAVEWTSIIFMVMYLILIIPCSYLINRIGLRWSILTGATVTCLGAWIKVFSVSPDRFVVTLIGQAIIAVSQPFTQPLPGLLTARWFGPEQTALATTIACCGITVGLSVSHSMTPMIVQNRDGIDEIGQDLSILFWSSAASSTVIGVALLFLFRDGPRLPPSASRALQIVNGDAAKTEDYLPSIKRILSNKNYLVLWNSDGIIMSVLNAITAMLNPLYLAHFSNCEKEVGKLGFSIVITGTVGSLTVALVLDRIKKFREIAFSLCSLSILGEILFAVSLFVEIKWMVFVSGIMLGGILVSYTTMDYELSAEATYPEPEHIATGLLFVSVNVYSPLVILIAGSLMEVYGDKAAHACFISLLILGTILTGVNKSELRRQKAAECVVNYKTVPQKVFTQPSQTFDETVWNFDP